The Pseudomonadota bacterium genome contains a region encoding:
- a CDS encoding response regulator, with protein sequence MTNLGEADITAGDLLLVDDDLVFCKVLSEALTTRGFTVSIAHDAEAAVKVARLSAPAYAVVDLVMPGRSGLELVAELTGWRTEMKIVVLTGYASIATAVESIKLGAVHYLTKPTDAEEIVAAFGRNRANLGASVSVQPVSVQRLQWEHLQKVLHDCSGNISETARRLSLHRRSLQRKLSRGPSE encoded by the coding sequence ATGACGAACCTAGGAGAGGCTGATATTACCGCCGGTGACCTGCTTCTCGTTGACGACGATCTAGTTTTTTGCAAGGTTTTGAGCGAAGCGCTGACGACGCGTGGCTTTACGGTCAGTATTGCGCACGATGCCGAAGCGGCGGTGAAGGTCGCTCGGCTGAGCGCGCCCGCTTACGCGGTGGTCGACCTCGTCATGCCCGGCCGGTCGGGCCTCGAGTTGGTCGCGGAACTAACCGGTTGGCGTACGGAGATGAAAATCGTCGTGTTGACGGGTTACGCGAGCATTGCCACCGCCGTGGAGTCGATTAAGCTCGGGGCGGTGCACTATTTAACCAAGCCCACGGATGCGGAAGAGATCGTAGCGGCGTTCGGGCGCAACCGAGCCAACCTCGGAGCCTCGGTTTCAGTGCAACCCGTGTCCGTACAGCGGTTACAATGGGAGCATCTGCAGAAAGTGTTGCACGATTGTAGCGGCAACATCTCCGAGACGGCTCGCCGCCTTAGCCTGCATCGGCGGTCATTGCAGCGCAAGCTAAGCCGAGGCCCGTCGGAATAA